A region of the Microbulbifer pacificus genome:
ACCAGGAACTGCAAAATCAGTGACGCCAGTTGCTGATCGTCTTCCAGCAGCAGAATCCGGTACTTAACTTCGGGGCCCCGGGCTTGATGTTGCAGCGACGAACTCACAATAGCCCCCAGCCGTAACGACGCCGGTGGCGTTTCGGCTGATAGTGGGCGATCTTTAGGGTTGCCGCGGCAACGTCCTCGCCCCTGGTATTGCCACCGGTACTGGCACTGGAGCTGGCAGAAACCTGAAAACGAATATCCCGGTCGCTATTGATATACACCTCGAGATCGCGGATTCCACCGTGGAAGCAGCGAATCAGCCCCTTGC
Encoded here:
- a CDS encoding DUF3019 domain-containing protein; the encoded protein is MKPQILLFFLAALPGLAAAADLHLTPTVCAVDESESRCSISVNVDFEADDERHYCLSVDSKGLIRCFHGGIRDLEVYINSDRDIRFQVSASSSASTGGNTRGEDVAAATLKIAHYQPKRHRRRYGWGLL